Within the Pseudorasbora parva isolate DD20220531a chromosome 15, ASM2467924v1, whole genome shotgun sequence genome, the region CAATTCGTTTCCGCAAACCAGTTCTTTTTGGACAGTTTGGCTCAACGAACCGCTTCAAAAAGATTACTCATAGGTTCCTGACGTCATCATGCAACAATGTCACCATGCATTTCTTTTCAAACAACTTTCAAATAAAGTAATCTGTGTCAATGCATATTGAAACTATCAAAGAAAGTGAATTGCATTAGTGCATGGTGCTGTTTATTGCCTTTCATTCACTTAAGTTAATGGTGTTTGTGTGGTCACAGTTTCATTCGCATATCCTGTTGGATATGATTGaccaatattatatataaccTACATCTTGGATAAGACTCTTAAAAGTTTTGCACAAACAGCACACATTGTAGACATGCATAAACTATAGGATATGTTACATGTCTTACATGTCTTAAAAACGTATAGATTTCACTTAACAACTTAAAGTACATTCTGCATGCACAGCACTAGACAGAAAAGTTTTTGCaggttttaataaaatgttagtaGTCATATTTCCATTACTTGGTATCGCCAACTCAATCATCCCAATCCTTGGTAAACTCTGTCAGCCGTCATTCTATTCTTTTTTCAGTTGGACGTGTTACTTCGGCTTTTGCGTCTTGACTCATTTACTGAGTCATTTACTGAGTCATTTACTGATCCCAAGATCCCTTTATCTTGACTCATTTACTGAGTTTTTACCCAAAAAGGTTATCAAAAGTTTGTTTGATCCGTTTATAAAGTCCTCAAGCAAAACACATTACTGCCAACTCTTGGTGTTTAAATTGTGTGGGTTTACAGTACAAATGTAACTCCTGTAGTCACATCGTCCACAATTGTGGTTGAATGTGTGTAAGCTCAAACGCTTTGAAAcccatttacacctgtatttaattCCGTCCACATGCAAGCGCATCAAATTGTAAATGAGGCCTAAATGCCACATACTGATTTTTTTCCTGTATCTTTAAAAACTGTTCAGTTTGTAATCCCTGTAGTTTTGCTCAAAAGTTTTCTTCAGATTTACTGAAATTACATTCATTCACTTTAAGAGTGTTGTTGGTCTTTTGCAGTTTAATGTCTACTGATAAGAACATATTTTTGTTCTCTTTATTGAAGGTTGCCAAAATAAAGATTGTTTTGATGGAAACGTTAGTAAGTATTATCCAAACAAAGTCTAAATATTATAtcagtatttaaaatgtattagagTGACATCAGATCCTGTTGAAAAAGTCAGTGACAGATTTGTTTCTTCAGGCTTTATTATTTGCATGTTGTACACACTTTGTAATATTGTTCTTTTGTGTGTTGTGTATGTAAGCTTGTAATATGACCTGCCTGAGTCCCAATGAGAAATGTGGTATTGCAAAATATGATTCCAGCTGTAGGGGTAAGAACTTTTTCTAAATCAGATCTTTATGCTTTAATCACTTTTTGATCAGACTAAAAGTGTCACTTAACCACAGGGCTGTGTGTTGTTCTTTATCATTCCATTTTCATTTGTttacttttcatttttgtgcttttacaCAGATGATAATGCAGGTGATGAGAGCAAGGTGAACACTATTGGGATCTCAAATAAAACTGCAGATTGTTTTAAGTGTGGAAGTCCTTTACAAATTCCAAAAGAGGTCAAAATGCCCCAAGACTTGTCAAATAAATTTAATAATACTAAAAACACAGAGACAAATGCTGTGGCAGCTGCGTAagtacttctttttttttttcaaacgtacgtgatttaaagggatagttcaccctaaagtctaaattagcccatgatttactcaccctcaagccatcctagatctatatgactttcttctttcagacatatacattcagttatattaaaacatgtcctggctcttccaatcTTCATAATGGCAGGAATAGGGTCCATTGAGTTTGGGgtagaagctagatattttactttaatacatgttaaatatggatatcttTCTTGCCTGGAgctgtatggattacttttataatggagaGATGAGCTTTATTGAGCTTTAAATTCAACAGATCTGTCACTGTCcttataaagcttgaaagagcCAAGACAatcttttaatataactctgattgtatttgtgtgaaagaagaatgtcatataaacCTAGGATGGctagagggtgagtaaatcatgagctaattttcatttttggatgaactatccctttaagtctagTCAGCTTTTTTAGAGATAATATTGATTATAGGCATCAGGttatcttttaaattataaaattaaataccaTATTCATCCACATCAATCATAACCTGCTGTACTTAATATTAAGGGATGtacacaatttttattttttttatctatattttattttatttcataagcAATTATGAGACCGGGGCACAGGGGATTTATCACATTGTTAAACCTCTATGTAGTAACTGCTGTCTCAAAGATTGCAAATTGTACAATTTTCTTTTTAGTTTCCTCTTATCAAAGATATTatcataacaaaaaaacaatctaTCTTCTAATCTATTGTATCTTTTTCAGTGAGGTCATGAAAAATCTCTCCAGTCTGCTGTCTTTAATGGAGAATTTAACCGTAGCATCTGTATCCATGGGTAGCGTTACAGGGGTTTTAAAGAAAATTCAAAGTCAGTCTGATATCAAGGAGTCCGCTTTTATCCTATTAGAAACTGGCATCCGAGTGAGTGTAACAATGACAAACATATACACATCTTTTTAACTTTGCCTAATGTGATAACAAAAATGTTCCTCTCTTAAAATGTCCCTCAGCACTGACATCGCTTTATGTTTACAGGTCTTAGAGGATTTTTCAGAACTGAAAAATTTCCCCAATGCTTTCACTATTCCAAAGGAAGCCATTCAGCAAGCATTCAACAACACTAAAGGAACAGCTTTTCTGGGTGTGTTCAGATTTCCCAACATGTCAAaggtataaaaaaaacacttgattttTGAATTCCTGTATGCAGGGAAGTGTAAACATAGGCCTGTTTCATGCCACACGCAAAGGTACAAGCAAAGCGTTTGCTTAACTGCAAAGGCTggcttgcattttttttttcatactgaCAGTATGTGAGTTTATCACACTCTGGAAGAGTTATGTTTATATTGCAAAATGTTTAGTGATTATATCATGCCAAACCTGGAAATCTAGTTTTACAATgggtttaaattattttaaaatcatgGTGCATCATAACAGAAGGCATTTTTGGCTACTTTTAAATTAGTGATTTTAGTGAAACTGGACATTCttgaaatgtaaatataatataaataatacctgtCAAATTTGTggcttaaaataaaaataaagtgggACATTTTGTAGGCATACAAATCCGGATTATCCTGAACATTGAAATGCATGTTTCACTGACAGTGTTCAGAACATTTTTCCTACTGACATTAATCTTATTTAATCTTAATTGTGATGTAAATCACATCATGTTTCTATATAGAAGCCTGATTCAGTTTCACAGAGAGcaatcataatttttttaaaggatgAAAACAACAGTACGGTTTTGGGGGATGTTTATGCAATCGAGATGGGGACAAGCATTTCAAATCTGACTAACAACATCAGTTTGGCCTTCAGCAATAAACAGGTAAcatatgctttaaaaaaaggtatGTCTAATATTCTAAACAAGTCGGAGTCTTATTTTctaaaatttgtatttatttctcTGCAGCGCATGGTGGGAACTCCTGTTTGTAGCTCATGGGATGGGCAAGGTCTGTGAtgcgtttttgtttttaatatatttataaagccTGAGTTTGAATTAAAGGAATATGGATATGATAAATATCCATACAGTATATCAAGATAATATCTTatttggtcccactttatattaggtggccttaactactatgtacttttcaaaaaaaaaatgcatacaatGCACTtcttgtgttcatattgtattgcaaaacacttttgctgatattgagatgggatatgggtaaagttaaggacaggtgtggagTGTGACTccagggttaggtgtaagggaagtgccaactgcaATTATAAATGTacctacagaaattaattacagatgtaattacatgcaggtgtttttaaaatgtaaatgtcaaaACGTATGTAAGGGAATTGATGAATTAAtcattgattaattaaaatgttagtacagtTAAGTCCATcttatataaagtgggtcctgtTATTCCTGATATACTTTAtggatatttatatatattaagacTTTTAATTGAGTTAAAAAACTAAAGCTTAATAAATCATTTTGTATAAATCTTACTGGAATAAGGGACTATTTTAGTTTTTGTGATTCTTATTCATAAATGTGAGAAAAAGAAATGAAATGGAAATGGTtccatttatatttatacaaaatgttttgtttggctctagtttttttttactatttaaaattCTCAATtcataatatgaataatatgtaAGGATTATTCAGTTTGATTGATGGTGATTTTGAAAAACTTACAAAAGGGCTTAACATTTTTTAGTGTAGAAATATAGAGAActagttaaaggaagtgtatgtaagattgtggccaaaactggtactgcaatcactttcaaatgactgtagagcggtgtctccccctccctctccctctgcctcgaggttgccagatatgctgcaggatccagcaggaacgtttgtagctgcagctgtggtaactagagcagagctggcaacccagatgccgactcactactgactttgtgataggtggagggtggagggtggagcttcaggccaaaacacaacatgtcaacattgTGGGTACACGATACGTCCAATTGCACGATCCTTTCACGCGTTTCACGTATGCGCGTAATTACGTAGTAGAAAACGTCACGGTTTTCCTACACTATCAGTCCCTACCAATAAAACACTTGACGTCAAGGCGGCACAACTTGCGTTAACTACAAACAAGTTTGAGGAAACGTTATAGAGTATTTCAAACTGACAATGGAAATGACTTGAAAGAAGCATGTGTGCACagaagttttatttaaaaattctctctctcacatacacactctcctttcctccctctctctctccctcacacacacactctctccccttcttacacacacacactctctctcacacacactctctctctctctttctctctcacacggTTCACTCTcattgtggggactctccatagacttaatggtttttataccttacaaaccgtattttataTCCCCCTTCACAGCccttgcccctaaacctataTCACaggacacattctgcatttttactttctcaaaaaaactcatcctgtataaattataagccttttgaaaagtggggaccgctggctggttcccacaatgtaggtgatctcaggttttactaccCTTATGGGGACTTTTCCCCACAGTGTAATATAatcaagggcacacacacactatttctcacaaatacacaaacacacacacactctctctctctctctctctctctctctctctctctctctctctctctctctctctctctctctctctctttattttctctttcttgTTTCTTAAAGTCTCCTGGTACAGATATGTGTGGAACAGATTGTGCAGTGCCGTAAATTCTCGCAAAACAGAATTATCGggtgtgtctcaatcagctccctagttcagtagtcaccCTGACTCCAAAACTAGCAAGCTGATTGAAACGCACCCATcatttgtgcatgtgtgttttctAAAGAGTCTACTACGCATGCATAGAACGGATTGTGGACTgacaaacatcaacatcagttgagggctgcaacaactttaaaatgacaatatcctgcccAGACTAATgtttgtcagtgatataagtatttgaaattaacataatttcttaatatctagtgacatatcagggccatttcatgagtcattgaaatacatttcttatatacagttcctttaagagtCTGAATCCTTTAGGCCATGCTGTGGAGCATGAATGTCGATTTCTAATCATAAATCAGCCATGATGTCAAttcacattcattcattctctcAACCAAAGTTAACAAGTTTCTCCATTTCATCAGGAAAAAAGCCAAACTGGACAACTGAAGGGTGTATTACTGATGGTAAAGGAGATAACATAACATGTAATTGCAGTCATTTGACTTTCTTCGCTGTGCTTATGGTAGGTTCTCCGTTTCCTTCTGGTGTACAGTATACaaatatacagtcaaaccaaaatttatacagacaccttcaacattttctcacattatttTTCACTATTGTTTAGAAAAcggtaataatatatatatatatatatatatatatatatatatatatatatatatatatatatatatatatatatatatatatatatatatatatataactcaaAGTTAAATGTCAGAACAAATAGAAcaaatcttgataatgtcagataactttaaTTGAAAGGGATGTAATgaattacaatcaaccaatcagctgtcagctgttaaatttaagtacacaattaccaacttaggtcaaccaatgaccaagcaatgcttcattttgttcagtctgtggtgtcaaaGGTTGCATtaacaattaaagaaaaaacactgaaGCAGCActgaagttttttttaatcagttttaCTGGTAGTCAATGTATGTTTGGGGTATAATATGTccttttttactttattacataaattaactatagtATCCTGCACCCAtttgtaaaataattatatttggtGTCTAAATTATATTTGGTTTGACTGAAAGTTCTCTAGCCCTTTAGATGTATGTGTGTTACCTTTTGTGGTTACTGATTTCCCAAGATTGCAAATGTCCAGACAGACCTGTGTAACTGAACAGTGTTTTAATACAGGCCCCTCCAGGTGTACCCATTTCCCAAAATGACCTCGTCACTCTCACCTACATCTCGTACATCGGCTGCGGCCTCTCCATGTTTTTCCTAGGAGTCGCATTATTTATTCACTTCCTCTTAAGGTGAGACATGATTCTCTGTACCACTGCTCACTCATGTGAGATCCCCAATATGATCTCATAGATCGACAGCATTTGTGTCATAATGTTGATTAGAAAAAACATCATTTTgactcctttttttttttaattgcaccTTAACAAATTGACATAATGTCAGCATATGGTTTTCAATAGCTGCCCACAAACAttaggtgcgtttacatggagcactgtaatcggtttaatagcccaatccgaatgaaaatgctccatatgaacggaataaaaatgtccaaattcgaatgaaattgtaatcggtttgagaggggtgggaaaAACCTTTTCATTAACCGTTCAAACGAAAAATTTAActatgtaaacgacctgacctgACCTTTTCAGTGTGCTTCCTTATGTGACGTGATAGTGCGCGCCTTCCCCACTGCccgcgcgccgcgctcacacACAGGCTATAATGctgagaggaaagttaatttttctgaggggtaaactttttatttcgtaagaagttatgaagataatgttggcataatgacacagacatagcctggctacATCCTCTCATCTTGAAAGCGTTTGTCCCAGGTACTTTTTACTTCAACagagcctgacagaagaatttattttattctgagatgattacactttacaacaaataaatagcttgtataagtcctggtggccttTGAGaggagagttgctatggcatccgtgaaCACATTTCAGCTGCTGGAGATTGAAAGTCGGCACATGTAGGCTAAACCCCAGATCAGTGTATAACGTCTCATGcggtctcatgtaaacagtccactaaatctttcaattggaattattttaatcggaatgacaaaaaagtgtgcatgtaaacgtggctacTGTCTACTTTGACCCGCCCTTTAACACTGGAGTTAGGTGAGCCCTAGAAGAGTTTGGTTGGTGTTATTGACATGCCAAGAAGACGCTGTTTTCTGCGCTGTAAAAGCAAATTCACTTTGCATGCACTTCCAAAGAATGAGGAACCAGGCTCTAATTTATATGTTAAAAGGAACACCATTATTACTGTTTGTATTACTGTATCAAGTGCTGAAGAAGAGTCCAGAGCTAAAATTCATAGATGGTAATGGCCTTTTCATTTCCGAGTCCAATCACAACAGGCTAGcctgtctgaccaatcagaggaaAGCATTCTCTTAGAAAGGAGGCGAATCCTTTATCCAACCTAATTTTGGGAGGTAAATAATGACACAAATGCCAGTAAATtgacaaatgcatatgcaataaggtaagtaataaaaataaccctgtcaaTGTATTTTACGTTAATACTGTAGATTGGCCCTATTCACTTCCATTGAAAGTACATTACGGCAACCCAGATTTTAGAACAAAAGAAGGCGAGAAGTAGAAATAAATTACTCATTTTTAGTCAACAATATGCCACAGGTGCTGTGATTTAAACTTGATTTGTACTAAACTCAGAATATGGTGAGTTGCACAAATAAAGGGTTAAAGCTGAAGTAAATCACTTGGATGCAGCATGATCAAAGATAATCTCAGGGTACTGTTGAATTAAAAGTATCAAGgatttaatttttaaagtaaatgtaaTATCAAAGGAATTCCTTAGTTGTGCAACCCACcctgaaacatttttaattcacAAAGGACGGATCCAAAATACTAATTCCGTGTTTGCATTTTAAATTTCAGGAAAGCGAAGGCCACTAATTCAGCCCACGTGCTGATGAATCTCTTTATAGCACTGTTTCTGCTCAACCTGACCTTCCTGACTAATGAATACATTGCACGTATGAATAGCCACATTGGCTGCAAGGTCATGGCTGGAGTCATGCACTACTCTTTGCTGGCCACTTTCTCCTGGTTTGCGGTGGAGGCTTTACACCTCTGCCTCCAAATGACCAAACACTCAGTCGTCATCAAACATTACATCCTCAAGATCTCTGTGGCTGGGTGGGGTgagtttaaaaaacatttgaatatgAATGCTGAAATATGTTGCCTTTGATCAGACACTCAATTTTAATTTGCAAAAATCCCATAAACCTCAAAGGAGCAGTAAGCAACCACTCAGACTATCTTAACAACCATAAAAGCCACATCctggcatcatcatcatcctggGATATAATGCACATATAATTCATGTCATATGTTCAGATAAAACAGTAAAGTCTGTTCTAATCTGATATCCAGAATATTGATTCATATAGTACAATTGCATTGTCAACAATTTGTTTCAGTTCCTCCTGCCATTGTTGTCAGTATCATTTTCGTCTTGGGCAAATATGGTGAGCAGAACATACAGACGGAGTCAAGCAATGTAACCATGTAAGTAGACCCAAATATATGATGAGGCGCTATTCTAAAAACATAATGGCAGTCGTACTGCATGAAAAAAATGGATGTACTTAATAAGCTTTAACATTCATGGAaacaaaaaggttctttaaagtggaaaaatgttcttcggattattaaaatgttcttcttactaagagaaaaaaatgttctttttaaGAGTGTTTACTGAAAGGTTCCTTGAGGAACCAGAAACGGATCTTCTGTGACATCATTGAACAAACCCACTTTTGGACCTTATTCTTTAAGAGTGTATTTATCTCCCATTCCATCACATCGCAAAGCTGATCTATTAGATTGAGATTTGGGACTGTTTGAGATTATTTGAGTTTTGTTACATGACATATTGTcgtgctggaagtagccatcagaagatGATACACTGtgatcataaagggatggacatggtcagcaaCTCTACTCTAGGTAGGCTGGCGTTTAAACGATTGGACAAAAAGAGggaagtgtgccaagaaaatatccCCTGCCTACACCATTACACCAGCAGCTTGAACTGTTGATATAAAGCAGGATGGATCCATGTTTTCAtgttgtttacaccaaattctgaccccACCTTGTGAATGCTGCTGcaaaaatcgagactcatcagaccacgCAATGTTTTTCCAAATCTTCTATTGTCCAGTTTTGGTGAGCgtgtgggaattgtagtcttagTTTGCGGTTCTCAGATGACAGGAGTAACACCAGTGTGTGTATTCTGCTGCTGTAGCCCGTCTGCTTCAGGGTTGGAGGTGTCAGCGTTCACAGGCGCTTTTCTGTAGACTTTGGTGGTAACGTCGAGAGCttatttgagttactgttgccTTCCTATCATCTGAACCAGTCTGGCCATTCTCATCTGACCtctggcatcaacaaggcattttctttcACAGAACTGCCGCTCACTTCTAGAGatagttgtgtgtgaaaatcccagtagatcagcagtttctgaaatactcagaccagcccgtttggcaccaacaaccacACCACATTCAAAGTCTCCTTTGTTCCCTGTTCTGATGCTCAGTTTAAACTTCAGCAGATCGTCTTGACCATGTCTACACGCCAAAGTTGCTGCCATGTGATTGACTGATTAGATATTTGTTAATGAGCAGTTGAACAGATTTACCTAATAACGTTGGAAAATGTTTACTTTCTAttaaattgagaaaatattgtttttataccCGCTGTTAGAATAATGTAGATTTGTGTAaacttttcaaataaaaataaaaaacactgttGTTCTGGAAAATGATGGTCAAATTTAGCAATcaaatttagatatttttatgaTTCACTTGGATATATGTCACATTTTAACCGTCTGCACTATTTTGCCTGCAGGTGCTGGATTTTAGACTCCACTGTCCACTATGCTGTGA harbors:
- the adgrg11 gene encoding adhesion G-protein coupled receptor G5 isoform X2; amino-acid sequence: MKQSLERLNISSPALQMFLRNLEILSGMKWGNCVLLLTLSAAFCISAEDGTGPCTPNCNKPNCTNSILKDLNNVIYILGADGFMGYMKTEKNPRNISVFSFSTNCTGKTISTTYSSGCGVNISRNSIYKLNISRAIIPKFFCLIEGTCRNDTWINWIAGCQNKDCFDGNVTCNMTCLSPNEKCGIAKYDSSCRDDNAGDESKVNTIGISNKTADCFKCGSPLQIPKEVKMPQDLSNKFNNTKNTETNAVAAAEVMKNLSSLLSLMENLTVASVSMGSVTGVLKKIQSQSDIKESAFILLETGIRVLEDFSELKNFPNAFTIPKEAIQQAFNNTKGTAFLGVFRFPNMSKDENNSTVLGDVYAIEMGTSISNLTNNISLAFSNKQRMVGTPVCSSWDGQGKKPNWTTEGCITDGKGDNITCNCSHLTFFAVLMAPPGVPISQNDLVTLTYISYIGCGLSMFFLGVALFIHFLLRKAKATNSAHVLMNLFIALFLLNLTFLTNEYIARMNSHIGCKVMAGVMHYSLLATFSWFAVEALHLCLQMTKHSVVIKHYILKISVAGWVPPAIVVSIIFVLGKYGEQNIQTESSNVTMCWILDSTVHYAVNIGYYCFVFIFTFSTFIVVLRWLSILKMNKFNNAGKVKRSGTASFDITTILGLCCLLGLTWSFTFFSYGGLALPSYYIFTILNSFQGLCLFIYYVKTNTLFGDTAPSEQSNTSEETEKTENPYEEDLPTSTKKII
- the adgrg11 gene encoding adhesion G-protein coupled receptor G5 isoform X1, which produces MKQSLERLNISSPVALQMFLRNLEILSGMKWGNCVLLLTLSAAFCISAEDGTGPCTPNCNKPNCTNSILKDLNNVIYILGADGFMGYMKTEKNPRNISVFSFSTNCTGKTISTTYSSGCGVNISRNSIYKLNISRAIIPKFFCLIEGTCRNDTWINWIAGCQNKDCFDGNVTCNMTCLSPNEKCGIAKYDSSCRDDNAGDESKVNTIGISNKTADCFKCGSPLQIPKEVKMPQDLSNKFNNTKNTETNAVAAAEVMKNLSSLLSLMENLTVASVSMGSVTGVLKKIQSQSDIKESAFILLETGIRVLEDFSELKNFPNAFTIPKEAIQQAFNNTKGTAFLGVFRFPNMSKDENNSTVLGDVYAIEMGTSISNLTNNISLAFSNKQRMVGTPVCSSWDGQGKKPNWTTEGCITDGKGDNITCNCSHLTFFAVLMAPPGVPISQNDLVTLTYISYIGCGLSMFFLGVALFIHFLLRKAKATNSAHVLMNLFIALFLLNLTFLTNEYIARMNSHIGCKVMAGVMHYSLLATFSWFAVEALHLCLQMTKHSVVIKHYILKISVAGWVPPAIVVSIIFVLGKYGEQNIQTESSNVTMCWILDSTVHYAVNIGYYCFVFIFTFSTFIVVLRWLSILKMNKFNNAGKVKRSGTASFDITTILGLCCLLGLTWSFTFFSYGGLALPSYYIFTILNSFQGLCLFIYYVKTNTLFGDTAPSEQSNTSEETEKTENPYEEDLPTSTKKII
- the adgrg11 gene encoding adhesion G-protein coupled receptor G5 isoform X3 — translated: MFLRNLEILSGMKWGNCVLLLTLSAAFCISAEDGTGPCTPNCNKPNCTNSILKDLNNVIYILGADGFMGYMKTEKNPRNISVFSFSTNCTGKTISTTYSSGCGVNISRNSIYKLNISRAIIPKFFCLIEGTCRNDTWINWIAGCQNKDCFDGNVTCNMTCLSPNEKCGIAKYDSSCRDDNAGDESKVNTIGISNKTADCFKCGSPLQIPKEVKMPQDLSNKFNNTKNTETNAVAAAEVMKNLSSLLSLMENLTVASVSMGSVTGVLKKIQSQSDIKESAFILLETGIRVLEDFSELKNFPNAFTIPKEAIQQAFNNTKGTAFLGVFRFPNMSKDENNSTVLGDVYAIEMGTSISNLTNNISLAFSNKQRMVGTPVCSSWDGQGKKPNWTTEGCITDGKGDNITCNCSHLTFFAVLMAPPGVPISQNDLVTLTYISYIGCGLSMFFLGVALFIHFLLRKAKATNSAHVLMNLFIALFLLNLTFLTNEYIARMNSHIGCKVMAGVMHYSLLATFSWFAVEALHLCLQMTKHSVVIKHYILKISVAGWVPPAIVVSIIFVLGKYGEQNIQTESSNVTMCWILDSTVHYAVNIGYYCFVFIFTFSTFIVVLRWLSILKMNKFNNAGKVKRSGTASFDITTILGLCCLLGLTWSFTFFSYGGLALPSYYIFTILNSFQGLCLFIYYVKTNTLFGDTAPSEQSNTSEETEKTENPYEEDLPTSTKKII